The region TGTCGATCTTCGCCGAAAGTTTCAGCAACTCGCCGGCCAGGTGCTGCGGTGTACCGTTGCCGCATGACGCGTAGCTGGGCGGCGTGCCGCTCTTGCCGGCCGTGAGCAGGTCGTTGAACGTGCGCAGCTTCGAGGGCGCGGGCACGGCGATCACCGAGGGCACCGAAGCAAAGGTGATGACCGCGCTGAAATCCGACTTCGGATTGAACTGCAGCTTCTTGAAGACGCTCGGGTTGATGGCGAAGCTGCTGTTGACGATCAGCAGGGTGTAGCCGTCACCCGGGCTTTTGGCGACGAACTCCGCACCGACATTGCCGCTGGCGCCAGGGCGGTTATCGACCACCACCGGCTGCCCGAGCGATTTGCTGAGGTCGGTTCCGATCAGGCGCGCCAGCGAATCGGTCCCTCCTCCGGCCGGGAACGTCACCACCATGCGGATGGGCTTCTGCGGGAAGGTACTCGCCAGGTTCGCCTCGGCGCGCCCCGGCACGGTTGCCAGGCTGCTTGCGACAAGGAGCAAGGATGCCAGACTGCGGACGACGGTTAGGGGTCTCATTGATATGCCTCGTCGGTTAGGGTGAAGGGTGGGGGGAAGCCGGTCAATCGGGGTCTATACGCACCGCCTCGCTGCACTCGCCGCCCGCGCGTGCCAGTGCCGCGGCCGCGGCAAGTGCCGCATCGCTCCCAGCATGGATTCGGTAGAGGGGTTGCCCTGACTCCACCTTTGCCCCGATCGTGCACAGCAGATCGACGCCCGCACCGAGCTCGCGCGGCGCCCCGGCGGCGCGCGCGACCCCGGAGATGCGCAGTCCATCGATGGCGGCCACGCGGCCTTGCATGGTCGCGCTCACCACGCAGGTATGCGCACCGGGCGCCACGGGCTCGGGTCGCGCGCCTTGCGTGGCGGCAATACGGTCGAATGCGGCCTTGGCCTTGCCTTCGCTGAGCAGAGCGGTGGCAATGCGCAGGCCCTCAGCAGGCGAGCCCACGCGCGCATCGAAGGCGATGATTTCGCCGGCGAAGCGCAAGGCCTTCTCTCGCAGGTCCGCGGGGGCACAGGGATCGTTGGCGAGGACCTGGCGGACATCGCGCACTTCCAGGGCGGGCCCGATGCCGCGGCCGATTGGCCGGCTGCCGTCGGTC is a window of Cupriavidus taiwanensis LMG 19424 DNA encoding:
- a CDS encoding tripartite tricarboxylate transporter substrate binding protein, producing MRPLTVVRSLASLLLVASSLATVPGRAEANLASTFPQKPIRMVVTFPAGGGTDSLARLIGTDLSKSLGQPVVVDNRPGASGNVGAEFVAKSPGDGYTLLIVNSSFAINPSVFKKLQFNPKSDFSAVITFASVPSVIAVPAPSKLRTFNDLLTAGKSGTPPSYASCGNGTPQHLAGELLKLSAKIDMLHVPYKGCAPAIADVLGNQADVSVNTLTNTIPYLKSNKLRALAVTSKTRSPFLPDVPTVSELGVAGYDVDQWFGILAPANTPPEIVQKLNAEIARAIAKPEIKASLTQLGFATTTSTPAEFQKLVNSDIDRWQKFTAKMSLVVD